CCAATGTTACAAGTGACCAACCCAGGCACAAAGACGGTGCGGTCCTGACTATTTTGGTCAATAGGACATGGACTATGGAAGATGTCAAAAAGGCCGTTGAAGGGTTAACTCCCTACAAAGCCGACATCACCCAAATTGTTGAGTGGCAACAGGAACCTTGGAGGAATATGCTAATCATGCCctggaaaatgtttaaaatccagaaaagaaaaaaagagaaaagaaaaaccctAAAGACTAAGAACCTTGCGTGCCTGACCCTTACACTTTGCTGAATTCCTTGAGACCGGATGCAATAATATTCACGGTAGTAAATAAAAGTAACACATTTTTATCAACCCCAGTGGCTAAAGAGTGCCaattttggtttgcatttacatttgaaGGCTAAATTTCAACCCCCCCGGGACAGTCAAATCTTAGTTTGTGTAGATGATGTATTGATTGCTTCCCCTgataaagaaatatttaaaaaagaaaaaggctcTTTTATCCAATCTTGTAGAGGAAGGGCACAAAGTAAGTAAAAAGAAACTCAAAATTTGTCAAGAAGAGGTTAAATAATTAGGACATAACATAAGCACAGGAGGAAGAacaatattatccatccatccatcttctcctgcttttccgggtcgggtcatggaggcagtagcttcagcagagatgcccagacttccctttccccagccattgCTTACAggtcttccagagggatcctgagtcattcccaggccagcccagacacaaagtctctccagcgtctcCTGGGTCGtacctggggtctctttccagtagCAGTGCCCAGAACACCTGACCAGGAAGGCGTCTGGAAAACATCCagatcagataccccagccacctcatctggctcctctcaatgcggaggacaaggagctcgacactgagcccctcctggatgaccgagcttctcatcgtttctcgaagggagagcctgcgtaggaaactcatttcggccggttgtatccaggatcttggtCTTTTGGTcaggacccacagctcatgaccataggtgagggaagtaatgtagatcgactggtaaattgatagcttcacctttcgacttggCTCCCTCTTGACCAGAATGGACGgacacaaagtccgcatcactgcagatgctgcaccgatctgccaGTTGATCTGTTGCTCCATTATTCCCTCATTCGTGAACAACACCCCAgcatacttgaactcctccacttgggacaggatctcatccccaacccggagagggcttcttttctgactgaggaccacggtctcagatttggtggtgctgattctcatatgagccgcttcacactcagcttcAAACCGTttcagtgagcgttggagatcatggcttgacaaagtcaaaagaacaaaatcatctgcaaagagcagagatgcaatgctgacgTCACCAAAATGGACTCCTCTACACCGAGGCTGCGCCTTGAAATTCTTTCCAGAAAgcttatgaacaaaattggtgccAATGGGCTGCCTTGGCAAAgcccaactctcaccggaaatgagtttGACTTGTTGCTGTTGTcatcaccaggtggtgatcacttgacagctccgcccctctcttcaccccagtgtccaagacatgcggtcgcaagtccaatgacatgatCAGGGTCtccattgttgtattttatgcttcataatcCGCCACACGTTTTCAATGGGGGACTGGTCTGGGCTGTAGGCAGGCCAGTCTAATAACCACACTCTTACTATGAAGCAATGCTGTTGAGCCACACAAGAGGTTTGTGCCAAAAatcagcgaaaaaaaaaacagaaatgtaaatgtaaatcaaaaccaaaaacaaattaagcaacaacaacaacatatcgAAAacgaacgaaaaaaaaaacctaacaaaaGACACCATACCTAGCAAAATAAAAGGCATGGTtgtgatttaaaatattttctgtgaatcgtttttacacatttgcaatttttaaagTTTTGGGTGACTCTTTTTGTACAAACCTGGAACACCTGTGTTGTGTGCCTAGGATAGCAACACCTTTGCACGCCACTGAATGAGTCAAACTGCACACATAATTAAAGGACAtagacaagcaaccattcacgaCACTCATAATCTCTCATATGCACAATTTAGCCTTCAattaatgtaattaattaaatgtaatgtaattagTTAAAAACACAAAGCGCAAGGtggaacatacagtataaaatagAAATGATTGAATAGATCCTTGAACTCTGTTTTCATCAGTGAAAATATCACCTACCGTTACTATTGTTACTCTTCCtctttgaatgaaaaaatgctTGAATTCCAACTCTTGGAGTCCTCCATCtgcttgtacagtatatacagtatcttTTTTGTAAGTGCCTTGTGGTGCACATCAAAAGCTGAacaaatccatgttttcagaATCAAGATAATTAACCTATGATCTCAATTACTAAACCATTACATCACATCACCTCTTAAATGATTACGTTCATTCGTCTTTTCCTCATTTAGTACTTGTATGTAGGAGTTACCCCCTGCAGCAGTGCTGTTCTCATTGACTTTCTGAGGCTTTTTTGAGCCCAGCAAATTTTGCTGGATGACTCACACAAGGCGCCTGTTACGCATGACAAaaatctgtgtgcgtgtgtgtgtgtgtgtgtgtggggggggggggggttcaagggTGAGGTGGAGCAAGCTGATCGCAGGAGTCAAATAAAAAGGTGTAGGGGTCTTCATGTGTTCACCATTTGAGACATCAGGCTACAAGATGACTATGTCGTGCACCGGGAGTCTGAGTAGGAGGAGCTCCAGGCGGCCCAGCGGCGCGTTCGTGTGTAAGCTTATGGTTCTCATGCTACTGCACTCCTGTCCTCTCTCTCAAGCTCAATTCCTTGATACCGAATTAGAGGAGGAACTGAGCCCCAGAGCCCTGCGTGATTTTTACCCAAAAGGTCCGAACCTGACAAGTGAGAAGCAACTGGTAAGCTCtgcttaacaacaacaaaatccaaaGTGGAGTTAATGTCTTTGCTAAattatgtgtttatttaataattaaGTTGATGTTAGGTCATATAGAACAACGCGGAAGTGGTCAATTTATTGTAACGGTCGAAAAAcgtattattttattgttttattcaaGCAACACCGAGTaacatattttcagatttttctcatTCAAAGTTTAACGTAGAAAATACGATTTAGCTGCACATGCTTTCTATGTTGTTTGTGTGGCAGCTTGGAGCTCTCAAGGAAGTTCTTGAAAAGCTGCAGGCTAAACGACTGCCGTTGTGGGAGAAGAAATTCGGCCAAGTTCCGACGGTACAGACTTCTAACTAGAGTACATTATTTCATAGATTTACAGATACTATATACATGAATCTTTTGCTTGTAAACTGAAACTTGTTGTACCGTTTCTCTTCAGTGTGACATTGGGGAACAGTGTGCGGTTAGGAAAGGAGCTCGGATCGGGAAGATGTGCGACTGTCCCCGGGGAGCTTTCTGCAACTTTTTCCTGCTTAAGTGTTTATAAAGCATTCATCACAGGCAAATGTACACTAATATGTGGGTCTACTGTATATATAACATGTATATCACAATGGAATCATAGCAGATagatcttttcctttcggcttgtcctgttaggggtcgccacagcgtgtcatcttggaTTTTGTTACGAATATATTGACctttatgatgatgatttatGAACATAGACAGTAAATATAAATTCTGCTAGGTATTAAGTTAATAATGCTCCGCTTTGATTGAGACtgtcattacattacattgcatACAAGTGGCCATATTGATGTGGTAGGTTTGTATGATTATAAACCAGTGTGGTTTAATGAGCGCTTGCATATACTCATGTAGAATTGTGACATTAAATAGTTGCGCAATCTTGTTTCGTTTATGTACGATGATAGAAATTTATGGTCAATTGTGTTTTGTAAAGCAGTGGCCCtgtcacaatatttttaaaatagatcAGTCAACATGCACAGTGAACCTCATGCGATGCACAACTGTAAAATGAGTTACaaattaacaattaaaaaaaatacctcaacCCTCTGGGGGCACCACACACTATAAATAATTGTATCAgacttgaaatgtgtttttatcatAACTATTATGATTTTGAATGAGTGAGAAGTTTTTTTcctcgatatgtgccctgtgattggctagtgaCTAGTCCAAGACATGAGTcagcctttcacccaaagtcagttggCCTCAGCTGGAGCTGCTCGCAACCCTGAACAGAATCaccagtatagaaaatggatggataccatACATAGATTCAGAAGAAATTACAAATCAAGCAGGAACcaagcacagggaaaacatacaaactccccacaggaaTGCAGGATCTG
The DNA window shown above is from Syngnathoides biaculeatus isolate LvHL_M chromosome 3, ASM1980259v1, whole genome shotgun sequence and carries:
- the cart3 gene encoding cocaine- and amphetamine-regulated transcript protein-like, coding for MCSPFETSGYKMTMSCTGSLSRRSSRRPSGAFVCKLMVLMLLHSCPLSQAQFLDTELEEELSPRALRDFYPKGPNLTSEKQLLGALKEVLEKLQAKRLPLWEKKFGQVPTCDIGEQCAVRKGARIGKMCDCPRGAFCNFFLLKCL